The following coding sequences are from one Gossypium hirsutum isolate 1008001.06 chromosome A12, Gossypium_hirsutum_v2.1, whole genome shotgun sequence window:
- the LOC107928605 gene encoding eukaryotic translation initiation factor 3 subunit B has translation MAAEVMLMNEIEAKAASMGIDLNIDFNSIQLPRGEDCGIVSDDEDVYHDDHLEFDSGFGNVIVVDNLPVVPREKFEKLEGVIRKIYSQIGVIKEDGLWMPVDPETKKTLGYCFIEYNTPQEAELAKEKTNGYKLDRAHIFAVNMFDDFDKYMRVPDEWAPPEIKPYTPGENLQKWLTDEKARDQFVIRAGTDTEVLWNDARQSKTELVYKRTYWTESFVQWSPLGTYLATVHRQGAAVWGGANTFNRLMRYAHPQVKLIDFSPGEKFLVTYSSHEPSNPRDANRVVINIFDVRTGKVMRDFKGSADEFTIGGAGGVAGVSWPVFRWGGGKEDKYFAKLGKNMISVYETETFSLIDKKSLKVENVVDFSWSPTDLILALFVPELGGGNQPARVSLVQIPSKVELRQKNLFSVSDCKMYWQSNGEYLAVKADRYTKTKKSTYTGFELFRIKERDIPIEVLELDNKNDKIIAFAWEPKGHRFAVIHGDNPRPDISFYSMKSSHNLGRVSKLTTLKGKQANALFWSPGGRFIVLAGLKGFNGQLEFFNVDELETMATAEHFMATDIEWDPTGRYVATAVTSVHEMENGFNIWSFHGKLLYRILKDHFFQFLWRPRPPPFLSAEKEEEILKYLKKYSKKYDAEDQDVSMLLSEQDREKRRMLKEEWEKWISEWRRASEEEKLERQKLRDGEASDEEEEYEAKEVEVEEILDFSEEVLFEE, from the exons ATGGCGGCGGAGGTGATGCTAATGAACGAGATAGAGGCGAAGGCTGCTAGCATGGGCATCGATTTGAATATCGATTTCAATTCCATTCAACTTCCTCGTGGTGAAGATTGTGGCATCGTCAG TGATGATGAGGATGTTTACCATGACGATCACTTGGAATTCGATTCCGGGTTTGGAAACGTTATTGTAGTGGATAATCTCCCGGTTGTTCCGCGTGAAAAGTTTGAGAAACTCGAGGGTGTCATTCGGAAAATCTATAGTCAGATTGGAGTCATTAAGGAGGATGGTCTTTGGATGCCTGTTGATCCTGAGACTAAGAAAACCCTAGGTTATTGTTTTATAGAGTACAATACACCACAG GAAGCTGAGCTTGCTAAGGAGAAGACCAATGGGTACAAGTTGGATAGAGCACATATTTTTGCTGTTAATATGTTCGATGATTTTGATAAGTACATGAGAGTTCCGGATGAATGGGCTCCTCCTGAGATTAAACCCTACACGCCTGGG GAAAATCTTCAAAAGTGGCTTACTGATGAAAAGGCACGAGATCAATTTGTAATTCGTGCTGGCACTGACACTGAAGTTCTGTGGAATGATGCAAGGCAGTCTAAAACCGAGCTCGTTTACAAACGCACT TACTGGACCGAAAGTTTTGTGCAGTGGTCTCCCCTGGGGACATACTTGGCAACAGTTCACAGGCAAGGAGCAGCAGTTTGGGGAGGTGCAAATACATTTAATCGTCTAATGCGTTATGCGCATCCTCAG GTTAAGCTTATTGATTTTTCTCCTGGTGAAAAATTTTTAGTAACCTACAGCAGCCATGAACCAAGCAATCCTCGTGATGCAAAT AGGGTTGTGATAAACATTTTTGATGTGAGAACCGGAAAAGTGATGAGAGATTTTAAGGGAAGTGCTGATGAATTTACAATTGGAGGAGCTGGTGGTGTTGCTGGAGTTTCTTGGCCTGTTTTCAG ATGGGGAGGCGGAAAAGAGGACAAGTATTTTGCCAAACTTGGAAAAAATATGATATCTGTTTATGAAACAGAGACCTTTAGCCTTATTGACAAAAAATCTTTGAAGGTTGAAAACGTTGTGGACTTCAGTTGGTCACCAACTGATCTCATTCTTGCACTTTTTGTTCCTGAACTTGGAGGTGGAAACCAGCCTGCTAGA GTGAGTCTTGTTCAAATTCCCAGTAAAGTGGAATTGAGGCAAAAGAATCTTTTCAGCGTCAGCGACTGCAAAATGTACTGGCAAAGCAACGGTGAATATCTTGCTGTAAAAGCTGACCGatacacaaaaacaaaaaaaagcacTTATACCGGTTTTGAGCTCTTTCGCATCAAGGAAAGAGACATACCAATTGAGGTTTTGGAGCttgataataaaaatgataagatAATTGCTTTTGCTTGGGAGCCGAAGGGGCACAGGTTTGCTGTTATACATGGGGATAATCCAAGGCCTGATATTAGCTTTTACTCCATGAAATCATCGCACAATTTGGGCCGCGTTTCAAAGCTCACTACTCTGAAAGGCAAGCAGGCAAATGCGTTATTCTGGTCACCTGGTGGCCGTTTTATTGTACTTGCTGGATTGAAGGGGTTCAATGGTCAGTTGGAATTCTTTAATGTCGATGAGCTTGAAACAATGGCAACTGCTGAACATTTTATGGCCACAGATATTGAATGGGATCCCACTGGAAG ATATGTTGCAACCGCAGTAACATCTGTTCATGAAATGGAAAATGGTTTCAATATATGGTCCTTTCATGGTAAGCTACTCTACCGGATACTGAAGGATCATTTCTTCCAG TTCTTGTGGCGCCCAAGGCCCCCACCCTTCTTGAGCGCTGAGAAGGAGGAAGAGATATTAAAATACTTGAAGAAGTACAGTAAGAAGTATGATGCAGAGGACCAGGATGTTTCGATGCTATTGAGCGAACAGGATAGGGAGAAGAGAAGGATGTTGAAGGAAGAATGGGAGAAGTGGATAAGCGAATGGAGGCGGGCAAGTGAGGAAGAGAAGTTGGAGAGGCAGAAGTTGAGGGATGGAGAAGCAAGTGATGAGGAAGAGGAGTACGAGGCCAAAGAAGTTGAAGTTGAGGAAATCTTGGACTTCTCCGAAGAAGTCCTTTTTGAAGAGTGA